The following are encoded in a window of Solibacillus sp. FSL R7-0668 genomic DNA:
- the fadH gene encoding 2,4-dienoyl-CoA reductase: MLQGKTIIITGGSSGMGLGMAKQFVQEGANVVITGRDAERLANAKVEISTFGSSIETFQMDVREPEHAQAMVDFAVEKFGRVDSLVNNAAGNFLVHAEKLSPNGWKAVIDIVLNGTFYCSSAVGRYWIENGIKGSLLNMVATYAWGAGAGVIHSAAAKAGVLSLTRTLAVEWGSQYGIRSNAIAPGPIERTGGADKLWESEEQAKRTLNSVPLRRLGTPEEIADLATFMLSDKAGYLNGECITLDGGQWLNQHPF, translated from the coding sequence ATGTTACAGGGGAAGACGATTATTATTACAGGTGGCTCTAGCGGGATGGGGCTAGGTATGGCAAAGCAATTTGTGCAAGAGGGAGCAAATGTCGTCATTACGGGGCGTGATGCAGAGCGTTTAGCAAATGCGAAAGTAGAGATTTCGACGTTTGGCTCTAGCATTGAAACATTCCAAATGGACGTTCGAGAGCCAGAGCATGCGCAAGCGATGGTGGACTTTGCTGTCGAGAAATTTGGTCGAGTGGATAGTTTGGTAAATAATGCAGCCGGTAACTTTTTAGTGCATGCAGAAAAGCTGTCGCCAAACGGTTGGAAGGCTGTTATTGATATCGTCTTAAATGGAACGTTTTATTGTTCTTCAGCAGTTGGCCGTTATTGGATTGAAAATGGGATTAAGGGATCACTATTAAATATGGTTGCTACCTATGCTTGGGGTGCTGGCGCGGGTGTTATTCACTCAGCTGCGGCAAAGGCTGGCGTCCTTTCTCTTACGCGTACATTAGCCGTTGAATGGGGTAGTCAGTACGGAATCCGCTCTAATGCGATAGCGCCTGGGCCAATCGAACGTACAGGAGGCGCGGATAAGCTATGGGAATCAGAGGAGCAGGCAAAGCGTACCCTAAATTCTGTACCATTAAGACGACTAGGGACGCCTGAAGAAATTGCGGATTTAGCAACATTTATGCTGTCAGATAAGGCAGGCTATTTAAATGGTGAATGCATTACATTAGATGGCGGTCAATGGTTAAACCAGCATCCGTTTTAA
- a CDS encoding short-chain dehydrogenase → MGMWLYPTIFICVILCLIGYYLTVRVGHKIEHSGEERDSEVPDKIVEHPFLLNPIVLSYAVFLAFTGIIIFYYWARGY, encoded by the coding sequence GTGGGTATGTGGCTTTATCCAACAATTTTTATTTGTGTGATTCTCTGTCTGATTGGCTATTATTTAACGGTAAGAGTCGGACATAAAATTGAGCATAGTGGGGAAGAGCGGGATTCAGAAGTGCCTGATAAAATTGTAGAGCATCCATTTTTGCTCAATCCCATTGTCCTTTCCTATGCGGTGTTCTTAGCATTTACAGGAATCATTATTTTTTATTATTGGGCGCGTGGCTACTAA
- the cbpB gene encoding cyclic-di-AMP-binding protein CbpB yields MISTNNRALLDMPIKDFIISSEKVAHVQSGNNAEHALLVLTKTGYSSIPVLDLKYRLKGLLSTKMITESILGLERIEYEKLADIRVDDVMEQDVAYLKISDTFQRALDLVINHAFLCVIDEEGTFVGIMTRRIILKQLKKYMYQQNV; encoded by the coding sequence ATGATTTCAACGAACAACCGAGCGTTACTAGACATGCCGATTAAGGATTTTATTATTTCTTCTGAAAAGGTAGCACATGTTCAAAGTGGTAATAACGCAGAACATGCACTACTCGTATTAACGAAAACAGGTTATTCTTCAATTCCAGTTTTAGACTTAAAGTATCGTTTAAAGGGTCTACTTAGTACAAAAATGATAACAGAATCTATTTTAGGATTAGAACGAATTGAATATGAAAAACTAGCAGATATTCGGGTAGATGATGTGATGGAGCAAGATGTAGCGTATTTAAAAATTTCAGATACATTCCAACGTGCGCTTGATTTAGTCATTAATCATGCCTTTTTATGTGTAATCGATGAAGAAGGTACATTTGTCGGTATTATGACACGAAGAATTATCTTAAAACAATTAAAAAAGTATATGTATCAACAAAATGTGTAA
- a CDS encoding LysR family transcriptional regulator — MTATEAEIIKVLAEEKNMRKAAERLFLTQPALSQRLQSIEKEWGSQLFIRSQKGLTATPAGELVIQYSNEMIVKREEIFESIQALQSKVHGTLKIACASIVGQNWLPKVLKDFVTKYPDTKISLMTGWSSEIVKALYDGEAHIGIVRGQADWKGKKIHLFRDMMYLVDKEIQDMEDIITSDRPFIQFKSDSNYYQEIQQWWQRHFNYKPKHQIIVDQIETCKQMALNGIGYAILPSITLNGEEKVHKIPLTNSESDHGLTRDTWLIGYESTFELRQVEAFVDVVQDHARCLYDYSNGQS, encoded by the coding sequence ATGACGGCGACAGAAGCGGAAATTATCAAGGTGCTGGCAGAGGAAAAAAATATGCGTAAGGCGGCCGAGCGTTTATTTTTAACACAGCCCGCTTTATCACAGCGGCTACAATCCATCGAAAAAGAATGGGGCTCCCAGCTATTTATTCGCTCACAAAAGGGATTAACAGCGACGCCAGCGGGGGAATTAGTCATTCAATATTCGAATGAGATGATCGTGAAGCGAGAAGAAATATTTGAATCGATTCAAGCGTTGCAGTCGAAAGTACATGGTACGCTAAAAATTGCCTGTGCATCGATTGTCGGTCAAAATTGGCTTCCAAAAGTATTAAAGGATTTTGTAACAAAATATCCTGATACGAAAATTTCACTTATGACAGGCTGGAGCTCAGAAATAGTCAAGGCACTGTATGATGGGGAAGCACATATCGGAATTGTCCGTGGGCAGGCGGATTGGAAGGGGAAAAAAATTCACTTATTCCGCGATATGATGTATTTAGTAGATAAGGAAATCCAAGACATGGAAGATATCATTACATCAGATCGCCCGTTTATTCAATTTAAAAGCGATTCCAACTATTATCAGGAAATTCAACAATGGTGGCAACGTCATTTTAACTACAAACCGAAGCATCAAATCATTGTAGACCAAATTGAAACATGTAAACAAATGGCGCTGAACGGGATTGGCTATGCCATTTTACCGTCCATTACGTTAAATGGTGAGGAAAAGGTGCATAAAATTCCGTTAACGAATTCAGAAAGTGATCATGGTTTGACCCGTGATACGTGGTTAATTGGCTACGAATCAACTTTTGAATTACGCCAGGTGGAGGCATTTGTCGATGTTGTCCAAGATCATGCCCGCTGTTTATATGATTATTCCAATGGGCAATCCTAA
- the dapD gene encoding 2,3,4,5-tetrahydropyridine-2,6-dicarboxylate N-acetyltransferase, which translates to MDKLNAQQIIDYISQAKKVTPVKVYVKGAGVAYLSYGPDAKVFGEGNHAVVFGEWSQIEAALKEYATQIEDYVVESDRRNSGVPLLDTKSINARIEPGAIIRDQVTIGEQAVIMMGAIINIGAEIGAKTMIDMGVVLGGRATVGANCHIGAGTVLAGVVEPPSALPVVVEDDVVIGANAVVLEGVRIGQGAVVAAGAIVIKDVAPYTVVAGVPAREIKKLDEKTKSKTEIIDSLRNL; encoded by the coding sequence ATGGATAAATTAAATGCACAGCAAATTATTGATTATATTTCGCAGGCAAAAAAAGTTACACCGGTTAAAGTTTATGTAAAAGGTGCGGGTGTAGCTTATTTATCATATGGTCCAGATGCAAAAGTATTTGGTGAAGGCAATCATGCAGTCGTATTCGGTGAGTGGTCTCAAATTGAGGCAGCTTTAAAGGAATATGCAACACAAATTGAAGATTATGTTGTCGAAAGCGATCGTCGTAATTCAGGGGTGCCGTTATTAGACACAAAATCCATTAATGCCCGCATAGAGCCAGGTGCGATTATTCGTGATCAAGTAACGATTGGGGAGCAGGCTGTCATTATGATGGGTGCCATTATTAACATCGGTGCTGAAATTGGAGCCAAGACAATGATAGATATGGGCGTCGTATTAGGTGGGCGTGCTACAGTTGGGGCAAACTGTCATATTGGGGCAGGAACAGTGCTAGCAGGTGTAGTCGAACCGCCAAGTGCGTTACCAGTCGTTGTTGAAGATGATGTGGTCATTGGAGCGAATGCCGTTGTGCTAGAAGGTGTACGAATTGGTCAAGGCGCCGTAGTGGCAGCAGGTGCGATTGTTATTAAAGATGTAGCTCCTTACACAGTTGTCGCAGGCGTACCAGCGCGCGAAATTAAAAAGCTCGATGAAAAAACAAAATCCAAGACAGAAATTATCGATTCATTACGTAATTTATAA